AGGTGGGCCTCTCCCTCCTGGATGGCGCCGAAGGCTTTCTTGTAGAATTCGATGGCCTCGGCTGCGTTCGAGACGATCAGGTAGGGAGTCAGAGGCGGTACGGGAGTGGACATGGGCATCCTCGATCAGGCGGATCTGGTGAACACGGAAAATCTACCACGCTCTACCCACGTTTTGCTGCCTTAATCCGTGAAATCTCCTCCATCCGCTGCGCCAACTGGCGCTCGCGTCCCTCCTGCGTGGGCTGGTAGTAGCGCCGCCCGGCGAGCGAGGGCGGCAGGCACTCCATGTCGGCCACGCGACCTTCGACGTCGTGGGCGTACTGGTAGTCGCGCCCGTAGTTCAGCTCTTTCATCAGACGCGTGGGCGCATTGCGCAGATGCAGCGGTACCGGCTCGGCGATGGTTGCCTGAATATCGGATTTCACCGCGTTGTAAGCTGTATAGACCGCATTAGACTTAGGAGCCAACGCCAGATAAACCACCGCCTGCGCGAGCGCCAGCCCACCCTCCGGCTGGCCGAGGAAGTGCATCGCGTCCCGAGCCGAGAGGCACAGGTTCAGCGCCTCGGGCGCGGCCAGTCCGATGTCCTCGACGGCCATCCGCACCACCCGCCGCGCGCAGTACATAGGGTCTTCACCCGCCTCGAGCATCCGTCCCAGCCAGTAGAGCGCCGCATCCGGATCGCTGTTGCGCACGCTCTTGTGCAGCGCCGAGATGATGTCGTAGTGCTGCTCGCCCTTCTTGTCGTAGAGCAGCATCCGCCGCTGCATGGCCTCGGCTGCCAGAGCCTTGGTGATGGTCTTGCCGCCGCGCCCGTCGGCCAGCTTCGCCGCTACTTCGAGCGCGTTCAGCGCGTTGCGAGCATCGCCGCTGGCATAGGCCGCAATCGTCGTCAGAGCGTCATCGTCGGCTTCGAGCCCCATCGCTCCCAACCCGCGCTCTTCATCGGCAAGAGCCCGCCGCAACAGCGCCAGAACCTCATCTTCACTCAGCGCGACCAGCGTGTACACGCGGCAGCGCGAGAGCAGCGCCGCGTTGATCTCGAACGATGGGTTCTCGGTCGTCGCGCCGATCAGCCGGATCGTCCCGCGCTCCACGTAGGGCAGGAATGCATCCTGCTGAGCCTTATTGAAGCGATGAATCTCGTCGACAAACAGGATGGTGCGCGAGCCGAAGCCCGCAGCCTTCTCGGCCTCGACCATCACCTGCTTGATCTCCTTGATGCCCGAGAGCACGGCGGAGAACTCGATAAAACTGGCCTGGGTGACCTGCGCGATGATCTTGGCGAGCGTCGTCTTGCCCACGCCGGGCGGACCCCAGAAGATCATGGAGCCGCCGTCGTCGTGCTCGATGGCGAGCCGCAACGGCTTGCCATCGCCCAGCAGATGCTGCTGCCCGCTGTACTCGGCGAGCGTGCGCGGTCGCATACGCTCGGCCAGCGGAGCCTGCTTGGCGGCCTGCGCGGCAGCCAGCGGCGATGTATCGAATAAGCTCAAAGCACTCTCCTCTGCCGCGAAGCCTCATACAGCAGCAGCGATCCCGCCACCGCGGCGTTCAGGCTTTCGACGCGTCCCGGGCAGGGAATCGTTATCCGCGCGTCGGCCATTGAGACCCAACCCTCGCCCAGACCCGCGCCCTCGTTGCCGATCAGCAGCGCCGCCGGTCCGGTCAGGTCGGTGCTGCCCGCGTCTTTCGCGTCCTCCGGCATTGCGGCAAAGAGCCTTACCGCATGGGCCTCGAGCAGCTTCATCTCCTCGCTCCCCGCGACCGCCAGCGGCATCCGAAAGACCGATCCGGCTGAGGCTCGGATAGCCTTCTGGTTCCACGGGCTCACGGTTCCCGGCGAGGTCATCACTCCCGTTGCGCCAAACGCCTCGGCCGAGCGGATGAGCGTGCCTAAATTTCCGGGGTCCTGTAATCCCACAGCAATCAAGATCAGCGGAGTCCCCACCAGCATCGCCTCGACGCTCGCCGTCGGCGGTACCAGCAGCGCGGCGATCCCCTGCGGCGTCTGCGTCTCGACGCAGCTCGCGAAGACATCGCCAGCCAGCCGGATGACCTCAACCCCGCGAGGCACCCACGACGGCGTCTCCCGCCGCTCGCTCACGAAGACGGTCTTCAGCACCTGCCCACTGCGCAGAGCCTCTTCGAGCAGATGCTCGCCTTCAATCGCAACCAGTCCGCTGCTCAGCCTCGCCTGCCCGGCGAAGGCCGCGCGCAACTGCTTCACCCGCGCATTGCTGCGGCTCGTCACCACTGCCTGTTCGCCGCTTTGAGTAAACCCCATCTCAAAATCTTACGCGTCCGGTTATGGGAAAGGCTCCGGCGGTTTGTGGGAAAAAGGTCCACGCAGTCATGGCACCCCCGTTTCGCCATAGGCCGTCAGACGGTATGCTAGGGAACGGCCCTCGACTGACCCAGCCGTGATGGCCCGTGGTCGTTTACCAAACTGAAACCGGCACAGGAGCCTGAACTTTGACGGCAGAGATTCTCCGCATTCATCCCGACGAGCCCGAAGCCAGCCTCATCGACTACGTCGTCAAAAGCATCAACACAGGCAACGTGGTGGCGCTCCCGACCGATACCTTCTACGGGCTCGCCGTCGATCCGGTCAATCTCTACGCGGTCGAGCGTATCTACGACCTGAAGAACCGCGCCCGGCACAAGCCGCTCTCGCTGCTCATCTCCGACGTCGCCCAGGCCTATGGCCTCGCGCGCAATATCGACACGGCCTTCGACCGGCTGGCCGAGCGCTTCTGGCCGGGGCCGCTGACGATCATCGTCAAGGCCAGCTCGCGGCTACCGCTGCGGGTGACGGCCAACACCGGCAATGTGGCCTTGCGCGTGCCCGAAGCAGCGATCTCCCGCGCCGTGGTGGATCGTCTGGGGCTACCCATCACGGCGACCTCCGCGAACCTGCACGGTTTGCCTGAATGCACCCATGCCCGCGCCGTCTTCGACCAGTTGGGGGATAAGATTCCGCTCATCGTGGATGGCGGTCCGACCTCGCGCACGGTGGCTACGACGATCGTCGATCTTTCGGGTGGCGGCAACTCGTGGATGATCCTGCGTGAGGGCGCGATCCCGACGCATGAGATAGCCCTCTGCCTGCAACGGTAGGCAAGAAACACGCGAAGCGTCCAGAACCGCACGAAGCGCCGCTCGTCCGGCGTTAGGACGCTGTTGCTGTTGGGATTGGCGCGATAGCCCATACCGGGCGATACTGTTCCAATCACCTAAGGACACCGTACACTCCCTTTTGGCACGCGTACGGACTTCTGACGCTTTTTTCATGACCGCTCGCCCCTCCAACCCGCGATCCGTTTCAGACTCCGGCAGCTTCGCGCGTCTGCTCGGCCGTCTGCTTGCTCTTCTGGTGCTGGTGGCATTGGCGTGGTCGTTCTGGATCTATCTCCGCATCAACAAGGTCGCCGAGCAGGATCAGGCCCAGCCCGCCGATGCCATCGCGGTCTTCGGCGCGGCGGAGTACGCCGGTCGCCCGTCGCCGGTCTTCCACGCCCGGCTCGACCACGCCGTGCAGCTCTACCGGATGCAGATCGCCCCCATCGTCATCACGCTGGGTGGCGGTGGAGACCGCGACTCGGGCAAGACTGAGGGCGGCGTGGGCCGAGACTATCTGCTGGCCAACGGCATCCCCTTCGAACGGATCATCGCCGAGACGCGCTCGACCGATACCGAGCAGCAGGTGCGCCGTCTGGCCGCCATCGCGCGCGAGAACCAGATGCACAGCATCGTGGTGGTCAGCGATCCGACCCACCTGTTCCGCATCCAGCAGCTCTGCGCCGCCGCCGGGCTGGACGTCTACACCTCGCCGCGGCCGAGCTTCGGCAACATCGGCCCGTGGGATCTGGCGATGCGGTACCTGCACGAGATCGTCAGCTACACCGCGCTGACCCTGCACCTGAACGGCAGCGTGCACCGCTGGGCCGAGGGCCGGAACGAAGATTAGATCATCCGAAACAGCAGGTAGGCGATCACGGCTGCGAAGACCGTCGAGGTGAAGTTCACCAGATCGTTGCCGAGCCATCCCTTGCGTTCAATCGTTGCGCCCAGCAGGCTGTCAAAGACCAACCCCGCCACTCCTCCCAGCAGAGCAATCCCCGCTGCTGTTCCCACTTGGGGAAACATCGCCCATGCGCCCACCAGAGCTACCAGTGCCGCTGAAACGACTCCGGCGACGGTGCCGAGGAGGCTGACCGCGCCATCGGTGCCCGGCTCGACGCGGCGCAGGCTGGTCAGCAGAAACGGCCTGCCCCCGAAGGCCTGACCGATCTCGGAGGAGACTGTGTCTGCCGTGGCCTCGGCGAGTGCGGCCAGCGCCAGCACACGGATCAGGTTGCCGAGGAACAGCGGCACCGTTGCCCTGTGAATTGTCAGAACAGGCAACGCGGCAAAAAGCCCGGCGGCCCCCAGGTTGGCGATGATCTGCGAGGCGCTCCGCCCGCGTCTACCCTCGGCGAGTCCGGCGGCGATCTTGCGCCGCTTGCCCGCGCGGGTGGCCGAGAAGGTGATGACAAAGAGTGCCAGAAGGGGAGTCAGCGCCGTGTGCATCACGCTCTGCCGCAGCCCCGAGGCGGTCCAGAAGGTCAGCAGCAGGCAGATCGAGCCTCCCGCGACGGCTGCCGCCGGGGTTGCGGCCCGCAGCCTCCAGGCCGACAGTGCGAAGATGGCGCTGACCGCCAGCTCCCGCCAGGGCACAGCCGCCCAGAGGATCGTCTCCGCGCATAACGCCGCCAGCAGAACTCCCACCACGGCCACCAGCCAGCTCGATTGCCGACGGTCTCGCTCAAGGGGGATCGGTTTTCGCCATAGTATTTCTTGAGGACTCACATTCGGTTCGGCTGCCACGCTCTCCACCCCTGCCTTGATTTACAATCGAACCTTGAGCATAGCCAAGACGGGAACACTCGTGGGAGCACTTTTGCATTCAGCAGAAAAGCAGGAAGAAGTGATGATCGTTAAGAGCGCGTCAAAGCACTCCGCCTTTTGGTCGCAGTCGGTTGCGGGTGTGGTTCTGGCCGCTGCTCTTGCAGCTACAGGCTGCGGCAACACCTACCGTCCCGTCGTCAGCTCGATCAATCCGGTCGGCCCGGCGGGCCAGGCCACCAAGTACGCCGTGGTGATCTCAAACCCCAGTGCGAATGCTCCGGGCCTGGTCACCTTCGTCGATGTATTCGGCGACTCTGTCCTGGTCGCGGCCAACATCGATCCGGTGCCGCAGTATCTGCAACTGGATTCGAGCGGAGGCACGGGCTTCACGCTCCACGCCGACGGCACGATGAACAGCTTCACCATTACGACCAGCCTGCTGACCAGCCAGGTTCTCCGGACCACGCTGCTCCCGGGTGCGAACCCCATCAGCCTGTCGCAGGTCGCGGCCAACACCTACGTTGCGGAGGGCGGTCTCAGCGCGGTTGCGCAGCTCACGGGCTCTCCTCCCGCCCTGCAACAGGAGATCCCGACCGGATCGAACCCGGTCTACACCGTCGGGGCCAACACGGCAACCCGCGTCTACGCCCTCTCGGTGGGCGACAAGACCGCTCCAGGCCTGGCCACGCCCATTGAGACCACCAGCAACACCCCCGACGCTCCGATCACGGTCGGCGTCAACCCCGTTTACGGCGTAATGACCGCAGACACGCGCCGCGCCTTCGTGATGAACAAGGGCAGCAACAGCGTCAGTGTCATCAACGCGCAGACCAACGCGCTCGATACCTTCACCAACTCCAGCAAGGTGGTCACGAGCACCATTCCCGTGGGCGTGGCGCCTGTCTGGGCCGACTTCGCCCCCACCCGCTCGGAGCTGCTCGTCGCCAACTCGGGCACCGGCACGAGCAATGGAAGCGTCAGCATCATCAGCATCCCGCTCTGCTCGACGACGGCGGTCGATAACCCGAACTGCGACCCGGCCAATCCGGTCGACGCAACCGGATTCGGCACCACCGTCGCCACGGTTCCGGTCGGCGTAAACCCGATCATGATTGCGGTTCTGCAGGACGGAACCAAGGCTTACGTCGCCAACGCGGGTAACGTCTCTGCCGGTATCGCCGGTTCGATCAGCGTTATCGACCTGAACAGCAACACGGTTACGGCCACGCTGCCTGCCGTCTCTGGCGATACCAACCTCCTCGACACCGCGGTTCACGGCCATCCGAACTGGATCGCCGTTACCACCGGCACACCCACGGGCAAGGTCTATGTCACCGCGCCGGACTCGACCGACATGACGGTCATGCGAACCGACATCGACGTTGTGACCGCGCACATCAATCTGCAGGGTAATGGAGTCGCTGTTCGCGTCACCGCTCCCTAGCCTGACCGCATCTGCTACGCAACGAGCCATCCTTCACGTCGTGGAGGATGGCTCGTTACTTTTTCACCGCTGATTACTCACCCACGTCACCCCGAGAACGGTACGAAGTACCTTTTAGGATGAAGGGCAGTGTGGGGGAGGTGGCTCCGCCCGCACTCTCGATGGTGACGTCAAATGCCTGGGCAGCGATGCTCTTCGGCAGATCCGGCAGCAGAACATGGGCGCTGCCATGCATATCCGGCTGGAAGGTTCCCGCAGGCAAAGGCGTGCCTCCATTGGCGGGAATCAGCCAAAGCTCATAGGTTATGCCGGTATGCAATGGAGCCAGGCCCTCAGCGAGAAAGACCAGTGAGCCGCTTCCGGGCAGATAGCTCACCTCTCCCTGCGGTTCCAGGTGATCGGCTGCCGATAGCGTGGCCCGCACCGTCGCCGGGTCCTCGACGGTCTCGATCACCCGGCTCGCCCGCTCAGCGCCGCTAGAACGAGTTACGACCTCTTCGGTCTGCGTCGCCATCGCGCTTCTAAGCTGCTCGCGCTGGTGGTACAGTATGCCCATCTCGACCGCCATGCCCGCAGCCAGCACCCAACCGGCCCATCCCAGCACCGTCGTCATGGGGTTTCGCGGCGGAGGTTCCTCGTCGAAGAGAGAGCGACTCGACGACGGCGCATCGGCTCCGCGGCTATGGTAGAAATCCTCCGGCGGCGTCCTCTTCTCCTCGGCCACCTGCTGCATCAGCCTCTGCCGGGCCTGCGCGGGAGGCTCCCGCATCTCGGCAGTCAGGGCGTACAGCGCGAGGTCTCCCTGTATCTCGGCCAGCACGCGCCGCGCCTCGGAGCCATGCCGTAGCAGCAACGCCAACTCGGCAGCCTCATCCGGGGGCAGAATCTGCATGGCGTACAGGGCCAAATCGTCGGGGTCGATCTGCTTGACCGGAATCATAATTGCAGGGCCTCCCTGACGGTGAGCAGCGTGCCGCGGATGCGGGCCTTGACGGCCTCGGGCTGGTCGCTTGTCACCTCGGCGATCTCGGCGTGCGTCAGGCCGTCGAAGAAGGCCATCTCGAGCGTCTTCCTCTGCCCGGCGGGCAGCGTCCGGACCGTGTCGCGCACCCGCTCGATGATGGCGTCGCGCGCGCTCTCATCGGCCAGGTTGCACGGCGGCAAAGGCGAAATCCCGTCCTCCTGATCGGTCGGCTGCCTGAGCCGCAGCAGCGCGATGGAGCGGTTACGGCTCGCAATGGCCAGCCGCCCCGGCAGGCAGTTGCTGCGGTGGCTGGCCGCCGCGGTAAAGCTCTCCGTACTGCGCCAGAGCTGCATGAACAGCTCCTGCAAGACTTCTTCCGCCAGCGCCGGGTCGCGCAGCACGCGCAGCGCCACCGAGTAGGCGATCTTTCCGTAGCGGTCGAAGATCGTAGCCATCGCGGCCTCATCGCCGCGCTGTACCAGAGCCAGCAAAGCTGCGTCGTCCTGCGGCGCTGGCATCCGCCCGTTCAGCACACCTGTATCTCCGTACATAAATGGCACCTATGAACAAAGTTAAACAATGCGAACCTGGGAGCTTGTTTTTTAAACCATACGCATGAAACCGGCGTAGGAGGAAAGGACAGAAAAAATAAACCTTCATATCTGCGAGAATCGAAGGAGTGGTGTCCTTTTAGTGAAGATCCGTCTCGATAAACTGCTCGTCGACCAGGGCCATGCCGCCTCGCGCGAGCGTGCCCAGGCCCTTATCCTTGCCGGTCGCGTCCTCGTCGATGAACAGCGCGTCGATAAGCCCGGTACTCCCGTCGCCGATACCTCTATCCTCCGCCTGCTCGGCTCGGACCTGAAGTACGTCAGCCGCGGCGGCCTCAAGCTCGAGCGTGCGCTCGAATACTGGAAGATCGACCTGACCGGCCTCGCCTGCATGGACGTCGGCGCTTCCACCGGCGGCTTTACCGACTGCATGTTGCAGTCCGGCGCGGCCTCGGTGCTCGCGGTCGATACCGGCTACGGCCAGATCGCCGAGAAGCTCCGCTCCGACCCGCGCGTCAGCCTGCGCGAGCGCACCAACGCCCGCCTGCTGACCGACGGCGAGCTGATCCAGCAGCCGCCTATCAGCTTTTTTGCAATGGACGTCTCCTTCATCTCCGCTACGCTGGTGCTTCCGGCGGTCTTGAAAGCGCTGGCCGAGGGCGATCAGCCGTGGAAGGGAAGCGCCGTCATCCTCATCAAGCCACAGTTCGAGGCGGGCAAGGAGAACGTCGGCAAGGGCGGCATCGTGCGCGACCAGGCCGCCCGCCAGCTCGCCATCGACCGCGTCTGCCACGCGACGCTCGACCTCGGCGGAACCGGCCTCGACCTCATCGATTCGCCCATTAAAGGAATGGAGGGGAACCATGAGTATCTCCTCCACGTCAGCTTTTAGCTGAACCCACGTTTTCTTCGCCACAACGGATTACACTAGCTCCTGAATGTTCAAAGCCGCCATCATCTCCAAGCCACAGAAGCCAGAGGTTGCCCATCTGCTTCCCGGCCTCATCGAGTGGCTCCGCCAGCACGACTACGAGGCCGTCCTCGATGAGGACAGCGCCGGTTATCTCGATCAGCCCGGTACTCTTCGCACCGATCTTCCGCTCTCCAAGCCACGGCTCGTCATCGTGCTCGGCGGCGACGGCACGCTGCTCTCTGCGGCCCGCGCCTTCGCCGGGACGGGCACGCCGATCCTCTCGGTCAACCTCGGGTCGCTGGGATTTCTGACGGAGATTCCGCTCTCGGACCTCTACGTGACGCTCGAAAAGTGGTGCGAGGGCGTGGCCGATATCGACCTGCGCTTCATGATGCACTGCGAGCTGTTCCGCGATGGACAAGACCGGCCTATCCGCGAGTGGGACGCGCTGAACGACGTGGTTGTGGCCAAGGGAACCATCGCCCGGATGGCCGACTACACCGTTCGGATCGACCAGCAGTTTGTGGCGACGTTCCGGGCGGATGGAATCATTGTCTCCACGCCGACCGGCTCCACGGCCTACAATCTTGCGGCCAACGGGCCTATCCTGATGTCGAGCGTGGACGCGATGGTGATTACGCCGATCTGCCCGCACCTGCTGACGATACGGCCGATTGTGGTACCGTCGGATTGCATGGTCAACATCCAGATTGAGGGCGTGCCGAACCAGACTTACCTGACCGTGGACGGGCAGGAGGCGGTGGAGCTGATGCTGGGCGATCAGGTTCACTGCGGGCGTTCGCAGTTCAGCGTGCCTCTGCTGCGGCTGCGGCCGAATGGGCTGTTCAGTGTGCTGCGGTCGAAGCTGAAGTGGGGCGTTCGTTAGTCTTTTACGCGTAGCGTCCAAGACCGCAC
This is a stretch of genomic DNA from Granulicella sp. WH15. It encodes these proteins:
- a CDS encoding replication-associated recombination protein A, encoding MSLFDTSPLAAAQAAKQAPLAERMRPRTLAEYSGQQHLLGDGKPLRLAIEHDDGGSMIFWGPPGVGKTTLAKIIAQVTQASFIEFSAVLSGIKEIKQVMVEAEKAAGFGSRTILFVDEIHRFNKAQQDAFLPYVERGTIRLIGATTENPSFEINAALLSRCRVYTLVALSEDEVLALLRRALADEERGLGAMGLEADDDALTTIAAYASGDARNALNALEVAAKLADGRGGKTITKALAAEAMQRRMLLYDKKGEQHYDIISALHKSVRNSDPDAALYWLGRMLEAGEDPMYCARRVVRMAVEDIGLAAPEALNLCLSARDAMHFLGQPEGGLALAQAVVYLALAPKSNAVYTAYNAVKSDIQATIAEPVPLHLRNAPTRLMKELNYGRDYQYAHDVEGRVADMECLPPSLAGRRYYQPTQEGRERQLAQRMEEISRIKAAKRG
- a CDS encoding RNA methyltransferase, translating into MGFTQSGEQAVVTSRSNARVKQLRAAFAGQARLSSGLVAIEGEHLLEEALRSGQVLKTVFVSERRETPSWVPRGVEVIRLAGDVFASCVETQTPQGIAALLVPPTASVEAMLVGTPLILIAVGLQDPGNLGTLIRSAEAFGATGVMTSPGTVSPWNQKAIRASAGSVFRMPLAVAGSEEMKLLEAHAVRLFAAMPEDAKDAGSTDLTGPAALLIGNEGAGLGEGWVSMADARITIPCPGRVESLNAAVAGSLLLYEASRQRRVL
- a CDS encoding L-threonylcarbamoyladenylate synthase → MTAEILRIHPDEPEASLIDYVVKSINTGNVVALPTDTFYGLAVDPVNLYAVERIYDLKNRARHKPLSLLISDVAQAYGLARNIDTAFDRLAERFWPGPLTIIVKASSRLPLRVTANTGNVALRVPEAAISRAVVDRLGLPITATSANLHGLPECTHARAVFDQLGDKIPLIVDGGPTSRTVATTIVDLSGGGNSWMILREGAIPTHEIALCLQR
- a CDS encoding YdcF family protein, whose protein sequence is MTARPSNPRSVSDSGSFARLLGRLLALLVLVALAWSFWIYLRINKVAEQDQAQPADAIAVFGAAEYAGRPSPVFHARLDHAVQLYRMQIAPIVITLGGGGDRDSGKTEGGVGRDYLLANGIPFERIIAETRSTDTEQQVRRLAAIARENQMHSIVVVSDPTHLFRIQQLCAAAGLDVYTSPRPSFGNIGPWDLAMRYLHEIVSYTALTLHLNGSVHRWAEGRNED
- a CDS encoding DUF92 domain-containing protein; the encoded protein is MAAEPNVSPQEILWRKPIPLERDRRQSSWLVAVVGVLLAALCAETILWAAVPWRELAVSAIFALSAWRLRAATPAAAVAGGSICLLLTFWTASGLRQSVMHTALTPLLALFVITFSATRAGKRRKIAAGLAEGRRGRSASQIIANLGAAGLFAALPVLTIHRATVPLFLGNLIRVLALAALAEATADTVSSEIGQAFGGRPFLLTSLRRVEPGTDGAVSLLGTVAGVVSAALVALVGAWAMFPQVGTAAGIALLGGVAGLVFDSLLGATIERKGWLGNDLVNFTSTVFAAVIAYLLFRMI
- a CDS encoding YncE family protein, which gives rise to MIVKSASKHSAFWSQSVAGVVLAAALAATGCGNTYRPVVSSINPVGPAGQATKYAVVISNPSANAPGLVTFVDVFGDSVLVAANIDPVPQYLQLDSSGGTGFTLHADGTMNSFTITTSLLTSQVLRTTLLPGANPISLSQVAANTYVAEGGLSAVAQLTGSPPALQQEIPTGSNPVYTVGANTATRVYALSVGDKTAPGLATPIETTSNTPDAPITVGVNPVYGVMTADTRRAFVMNKGSNSVSVINAQTNALDTFTNSSKVVTSTIPVGVAPVWADFAPTRSELLVANSGTGTSNGSVSIISIPLCSTTAVDNPNCDPANPVDATGFGTTVATVPVGVNPIMIAVLQDGTKAYVANAGNVSAGIAGSISVIDLNSNTVTATLPAVSGDTNLLDTAVHGHPNWIAVTTGTPTGKVYVTAPDSTDMTVMRTDIDVVTAHINLQGNGVAVRVTAP
- a CDS encoding anti-sigma factor, encoding MIPVKQIDPDDLALYAMQILPPDEAAELALLLRHGSEARRVLAEIQGDLALYALTAEMREPPAQARQRLMQQVAEEKRTPPEDFYHSRGADAPSSSRSLFDEEPPPRNPMTTVLGWAGWVLAAGMAVEMGILYHQREQLRSAMATQTEEVVTRSSGAERASRVIETVEDPATVRATLSAADHLEPQGEVSYLPGSGSLVFLAEGLAPLHTGITYELWLIPANGGTPLPAGTFQPDMHGSAHVLLPDLPKSIAAQAFDVTIESAGGATSPTLPFILKGTSYRSRGDVGE
- a CDS encoding sigma-70 family RNA polymerase sigma factor gives rise to the protein MYGDTGVLNGRMPAPQDDAALLALVQRGDEAAMATIFDRYGKIAYSVALRVLRDPALAEEVLQELFMQLWRSTESFTAAASHRSNCLPGRLAIASRNRSIALLRLRQPTDQEDGISPLPPCNLADESARDAIIERVRDTVRTLPAGQRKTLEMAFFDGLTHAEIAEVTSDQPEAVKARIRGTLLTVREALQL
- a CDS encoding TlyA family RNA methyltransferase, which encodes MKIRLDKLLVDQGHAASRERAQALILAGRVLVDEQRVDKPGTPVADTSILRLLGSDLKYVSRGGLKLERALEYWKIDLTGLACMDVGASTGGFTDCMLQSGAASVLAVDTGYGQIAEKLRSDPRVSLRERTNARLLTDGELIQQPPISFFAMDVSFISATLVLPAVLKALAEGDQPWKGSAVILIKPQFEAGKENVGKGGIVRDQAARQLAIDRVCHATLDLGGTGLDLIDSPIKGMEGNHEYLLHVSF
- a CDS encoding NAD(+)/NADH kinase; translation: MFKAAIISKPQKPEVAHLLPGLIEWLRQHDYEAVLDEDSAGYLDQPGTLRTDLPLSKPRLVIVLGGDGTLLSAARAFAGTGTPILSVNLGSLGFLTEIPLSDLYVTLEKWCEGVADIDLRFMMHCELFRDGQDRPIREWDALNDVVVAKGTIARMADYTVRIDQQFVATFRADGIIVSTPTGSTAYNLAANGPILMSSVDAMVITPICPHLLTIRPIVVPSDCMVNIQIEGVPNQTYLTVDGQEAVELMLGDQVHCGRSQFSVPLLRLRPNGLFSVLRSKLKWGVR